From a region of the Phaseolus vulgaris cultivar G19833 chromosome 6, P. vulgaris v2.0, whole genome shotgun sequence genome:
- the LOC137831051 gene encoding uncharacterized protein isoform X2, with protein MDNDQQNLQSTNLNISINHVKDNILNLSSVLDIPGITIGTGDQLRKRSALSEVLEASQLNAEVKGKEAVGAFNPDNSNSILYKLFGNASTVNSDKSTSVIEPDHKADVTWSPHAFQSSKFAHWFVEEVGDFQII; from the exons ATGGATAATGATCAACAGAATCTTCAAAGCACAAATCTTAATATTTCAATTAACCATGTGAAagataacattttaaatttatcatcAGTTTTGGATATTCCCGGCATTACAATTGGAACAGGTGATCAATTGAGGAAGAGATCTGCTCTTTCAGAAGTCTTGGAAGCATCTCAACTCAATGCTGAAGTAAAAGGAAAGGAGGCTGTGGGAGCTTTCAATCCAGACAATTCAAATTCTATTCTATACAAGCTTTTTGGTAATGCTTCAACAGTAAACAGTGACAAATCTACTAGTGTTATTGAG CCTGATCATAAAGCTGATGTGACATGGAGTCCACATGCTTTCCAATCTTCCAAGTTTGCTCATTGGTTTGTTGAAGAAGTTGGAGATTTCCAAATTATTTGA
- the LOC137831051 gene encoding uncharacterized protein isoform X1 yields MDNDQQNLQSTNLNISINHVKDNILNLSSVLDIPGITIGTGDQLRKRSALSEVLEASQLNAEVKGKEAVGAFNPDNSNSILYKLFGNASTVNSDKSTSVIEQPDHKADVTWSPHAFQSSKFAHWFVEEVGDFQII; encoded by the exons ATGGATAATGATCAACAGAATCTTCAAAGCACAAATCTTAATATTTCAATTAACCATGTGAAagataacattttaaatttatcatcAGTTTTGGATATTCCCGGCATTACAATTGGAACAGGTGATCAATTGAGGAAGAGATCTGCTCTTTCAGAAGTCTTGGAAGCATCTCAACTCAATGCTGAAGTAAAAGGAAAGGAGGCTGTGGGAGCTTTCAATCCAGACAATTCAAATTCTATTCTATACAAGCTTTTTGGTAATGCTTCAACAGTAAACAGTGACAAATCTACTAGTGTTATTGAG CAGCCTGATCATAAAGCTGATGTGACATGGAGTCCACATGCTTTCCAATCTTCCAAGTTTGCTCATTGGTTTGTTGAAGAAGTTGGAGATTTCCAAATTATTTGA